One Desulfovibrio fairfieldensis genomic window carries:
- a CDS encoding class I SAM-dependent rRNA methyltransferase — protein MRKLWLKKNEDRRIRAGHLWVFSNEVDTQKSPLTDFTPGEEATLCDARGAPLGSVCLNPASLICARLHAHRADAPLDKTLLHERLSRALILRQRLFPEPWYRLCHGEGDFLPGLVIDRYGEHCTLQISTAGMESRKEFIVQCLDELLAPASLLFDNDLAARGLEGLSRETQSRGDLPERLEVPENGCRFFAPCATGQKTGWFYDQRANRRELARYADGADVLDIFCYAGGFGVTAAAAGAASVTFLDASPQALALARENAAVNAPVPAGKGAVETICGDAFHQLNELYEEGRRFSLISLDPPAFIKRRKDAAQGLAAYRKINGLAMRLLTPGGVLASSSCSHHLAAEALRGCVAQAASRRRLHARLVYAGGQGPDHPVHAAMPETAYLKCFIAQVG, from the coding sequence ATGCGTAAACTCTGGCTCAAAAAGAATGAGGACCGCCGCATCCGCGCCGGGCATCTCTGGGTGTTCAGCAATGAAGTGGATACGCAGAAAAGCCCGCTCACGGACTTTACGCCCGGCGAGGAAGCCACGCTCTGCGACGCGCGCGGCGCGCCTCTGGGCAGCGTCTGCCTGAACCCGGCCTCGCTGATCTGCGCGCGCCTGCATGCGCACCGGGCCGACGCGCCTCTGGACAAGACCCTGCTGCATGAGCGCCTGAGCCGTGCCCTGATTCTGCGCCAGCGGCTCTTTCCGGAACCCTGGTACCGGCTCTGCCACGGCGAGGGTGATTTCCTGCCCGGTCTGGTCATCGACCGCTACGGCGAACACTGCACCCTGCAAATCAGTACCGCGGGCATGGAGAGCCGCAAGGAGTTCATCGTCCAATGCCTGGACGAACTGCTCGCGCCCGCGTCCCTGCTTTTCGACAACGACCTTGCCGCGCGGGGCCTGGAGGGCCTTTCCCGCGAGACCCAAAGCCGTGGCGACCTGCCTGAGCGTCTGGAAGTGCCGGAAAACGGCTGCCGTTTTTTCGCGCCCTGCGCCACGGGCCAGAAAACCGGCTGGTTTTACGATCAGCGCGCCAACCGGCGAGAGCTGGCGCGCTACGCGGACGGCGCGGACGTGCTGGACATTTTCTGCTATGCGGGCGGCTTCGGCGTAACGGCCGCCGCTGCCGGGGCCGCATCCGTGACATTTCTGGACGCCTCGCCCCAGGCGTTGGCTCTGGCCCGCGAAAACGCGGCGGTCAATGCACCGGTTCCGGCGGGCAAAGGCGCGGTGGAAACCATCTGCGGCGACGCTTTTCACCAGCTCAACGAGCTGTACGAGGAAGGCCGACGCTTTTCTCTGATCAGCCTGGACCCGCCCGCCTTCATCAAACGCCGCAAAGACGCGGCCCAGGGCCTGGCGGCCTACCGCAAGATCAACGGTCTGGCCATGCGCCTGCTGACGCCGGGCGGCGTGCTGGCAAGCTCTTCCTGCTCGCACCATCTTGCCGCCGAGGCCCTGCGCGGCTGCGTGGCCCAGGCCGCGTCCCGGCGCAGGCTGCACGCCCGGCTGGTCTACGCGGGCGGCCAGGGGCCGGATCATCCGGTGCATGCCGCCATGCCCGAAACAGCGTATCTCAAATGCTTCATCGCCCAGGTGGGCTAA